One Vitis vinifera cultivar Pinot Noir 40024 chromosome 8, ASM3070453v1 genomic window carries:
- the LOC100253914 gene encoding trihelix transcription factor ENAP2 → MDNQAAHPNPRSHHHPFGGGGGGGGGGGGREDCWSEGATETLVEAWGDRYLELNRGNLRQKDWKEVADAVNSRQNGVKPRKTYIQCKNRIDTLKKKYKLEKSKPAPSSWPFYSRLDYLIGAAAAAAPGGKKFAAAAQRKSPAVTFTVKAGKDKISPSPNHNPNAVVYSGGSSSKSRLQSAGSTESSRGGGLDDGDDEDVVFDGRVRKHRMDSMDLSDGAACRELARAILKFGEIYERIECAKQQQMMDLEKQKMEFTKDLEVQRMHMFMDAQLELEKMKHPKFASGSGKKL, encoded by the exons ATGGACAACCAGGCCGCTCATCCAAATCCTCGGTCCCACCACCACCCCTTCGGCGGCggcggaggaggaggaggaggaggagggggcCGTGAGGACTGCTGGAGCGAAGGCGCCACAGAGACTCTAGTGGAGGCGTGGGGAGATCGTTATCTGGAGCTCAACCGCGGTAACCTCCGTCAGAAGGACTGGAAGGAAGTTGCTGACGCCGTTAACAGTCGCCAGAACGGAGTAAAGCCCCGGAAGACCTACATCCAGTGCAAGAACCGGATCGACACCTTGAAGAAGAAGTACAAGCTCGAGAAATCGAAGCCGGCGCCGTCTTCCTGGCCATTCTACTCCCGCCTCGACTACCTGATCGGCGCCGCGGCGGCGGCAGCTCCGGGAGGGAAGAAATTCGCGGCGGCAGCGCAGCGGAAGTCCCCCGCCGTGACTTTCACCGTGAAGGCTGGGAAGGACAAGATCAGCCCTAGCCCCAACCATAACCCTAATGCCGTTGTGTATTCCGGCGGATCGTCATCGAAGTCGAGGCTGCAGTCGGCGGGGTCGACGGAGAGCTCTCGCGGCGGAGGCCTTGACGACGGCGATGACGAAGACGTGGTGTTCGATGGCCGGGTCAGGAAGCATCGGATGGATTCGATGGATTTATCGGATGGAGCGGCGTGTAGGGAATTGGCGAGGGCGATTTTGAAGTTTGGGGAGATTTATGAGAGGATTGAGTGTGCGAAGCAGCAGCAGATGATGGACTTGGAGAAGCAGAAGATGGAGTTCACTAAGGATCTGGAAGTTCAGAGGATGCATATGTTCATGGATGCTCAGCTCGAGCTTGAGAAGATGAAGCACCCCAAGTTTGCATCTGGCTCAG GGAAGAAGTTATAG